GCTGCAGCCCTGCACGCATCcactcttcctttgcttttccgaggCAAGTGAACCCCCGGTTGCCGTAGGAAAAGTCTGAGAAAACACGGAGCTCAAAGAGCGAACGTTGGGTCTTCCTGCAAAACCCAGGCAATTGGCCCCGGGAGCAAGTGCGGCCAGTGCCAGCGCTTCAGGTGGGTAGATGAGGAACTAATTGATGGAAGAAATAAGCAGCATGCTGATAAGTGAAGCCTGATGAATTCTCTGGCAAGTTGTACCCAGAATAGAAAGTTGTTGCAGGGCCGGAGTTCGGTCTTGTACCATTTGCAGCTCTCTCCCAAGGAGCAAGGAATGGGAAATGGCCATGAGAGCAGCAGCGCCGCGCGGCTGGCATCCGAGAGTGGCACCCCCGCAAGCCGGCAGTACCGGGAGCGCCGGCGATGCCGACGTCCCCGCGCTCCCAGGCATGCTTCCTTCTGCAAAACGCCAGCGCCTGGGCTGCTTTCGTCCTTATCCGGCTCTTCGCACCAAGGTTTTCGGTAGCGAAAGGAAACCGCAGCGCCCGCAGTCCTCGCTGCCTGTTTTACTGCCCGGCGGCCGCCTTGCGCGGGCCCTGGAGGCGGAGGGGAAGGCGGCTGCGGCTGGCAGACCCCAGCGGAGTCGTCCGTGCACCAGAAGAGTGGTTTTGTGCTTGGAGCTTGGCTTTGTGTTTGTTGGAAACAACAGACTTCCGAGGGGCAGCTAGTTTGCTGCGGTTTTTCCTCGTATTGCGGTGAAGGAAATAAAACTTACCTCTGTTACTGTGTGACTAAATTAATTGTGTGTGAAGCTTTCTGGCAAGTATCAGTGCAAAAATGTTACTTATTATTTGTCTGCTGTTAGTTTTATGGAAATCAGCACTTGCAATATTTGCCCGGGAGAAACAATTGCTGAAGCGCTACCCcgactttcttctttgttttattgCAAGGTATTACTGCTTTAAAGTGGAAACGACTTTTATATAATTCCGTAGAAGAAAAATATGTGTTGTTCTCCTCAACTAtttgttttctcatctttttgCTGTTTCCTTTGAGCAGGACCCGAATTGCATTGATTTTGGATTGTATGAACTTGTTATCCTCTTCCTCCGGGGCATGCACAGTTCTCTGTTCTCTAATATTTCTTCCTAACAGACATTTGCCATCTCTCTTTTCTCCAGACATTCTTCATACTTTGTCTTATCAAATCATCCCCTCCAAAATGGCATTGTATTTATTGCTATTGCACATCTGTCCTCTACATTTCAACCTGAagaatagatatatatttttttcttctagctcTGGGTCAAATcccattttcaaaatgctttttgttACCGTTTTCTTGTTCTTCAGTTTCTCAGGTTTGCAAATGCGTGTGAGCCGCATCTTCCCCCCTCCTCCAGAGTCTCATGGCATTTGCAAAGTGTCGTATTAATATAACACAATATTAATATGCTAGGCCAAGTCCATATATGTCATATTGATAAAATACGATAGTAATATGTTAGGGAAAGTCCATATATGCTGTATTAATACAACATGATATTAATACATTAGGTCACGTTCCATATATGTCATATTAATAGAATACAATATTAATATGTTAGGGAAAGTCCGTATATGCTGTATTAATACAACAGGATATTAATATGTTGGAAAAAGTCCATGTATGTCATATTACTATAACACGATATTGATGTGTTAGGCTGAGTCCACCTACGTCAGACTGATAGAACAGGTGTTAATAGGTTAGGGCAAGTCCATATACGTTGTATTAATACGACGCGATGTTGGTGTGTCAGGGAAAGCCCGTCTATGCCGCATTAATGGAACACAATGTTAACACGTCCCGAGCAGCCCGCACACGTCGTATTGGCGTCGCGGGCTGTTGAGGGCAGGACAGGTCCGCCCGGGCCGCGCGCCGAGCAGCCGCACCCGCCGAGGCGCGGCGCGAacgcgggcggcgccgggcgccggcaggggccgctgcggggcggcggcggcggcggcggcggctgcgcggggcggggcggggccggtcggggcggggcggggcgggctgggccgggccggggcggtgaGCGCTCGGGCCCGGCATcccccgcgctgcgccgcgccgcgccgcgctcgcccggcggccgccgccatgGCCTTCACCTTCGCCGCCTTCTGCTACATGCTGGCGCTGCTGCTCACCGCCGCCCTCATCTTCTTCGCCATCTGGCATGTgagtgcgggcggcggcggcggggggcggctccccgcgtgGGAGCGCGGCcgctgcggccgggccgggccgggccggcgccgcgtGGTTTTGCggaatctcttttctttcatgtttggtctcaccggcggcggcggcggcggctgctgtcGCCCCGCGTTAGGCCCCGGGCGGTggcggccgcgggcgcggagccgcctgCGCCCTCCGCGGCCTGGCACCAGGCGGGAGaaggcgccgcgcggggccggggccggggccggctcggggctccgcgctgcccccgtgggctccgcgctgccgcagcccccgcgcggggGAGCCGCCGAAACGGGGGAGGGGCGAGGCGTCCCGCCCGTCCCCGTGGCATCAGACCTAGTCCCCCGGGCTCTCTGGGAGCGGCGGAAACCCGGCAGTGTTCGTCTGTGGATAAGCGGGATTTCCAAGGGCTGATACAAGATGAATCCGTTTTTATTCAGCTGTGCTTTAAAGGGGCAATATGcagtctgttttaaaataatggtTTAAATGTTTTAGTCGTAGGTCAGGTTGGCTGCATGTTTTCATGCTTTATATTAAGACTTTAAGGAATTTTTGTAATTGTTAATTGAGAGTTTTCTGTCTTGAACCTGGCAGAGGGGAACTAGGAATCTACCCCGAATCAGCCATGAGATACCTGCTTTCGGAGAGCAGGACCGAGAGGAGGTTGTTACTCTCGGCCCTAGTTCAAGCTTCTTAGTTACcctttaaaaaagcattttattttgataCAAAGCCTGTCCCATAGACATATTTGAGTTTATACTGAATATAAGTGATCCTTATCCTGATAATAGGTTGGTCTTTCTCAAGACTTTATGTCTGATATGGCACTTGTTCTGTAGAAAGGGCTTTAACTTTATTTCACGCCGGTATCTTTAACTATCTTTGTATAAGAGTTCCATCATAAAAAAAAGGTCGAGTGGCTGTACTTCTATGGATGCCTCTTTTGGCCCTGTAAATGGGGTCAGCAATGAGACAAGACATCTGGCTTCTTTTAACGTGGCTTTTGCGTTCTCGTGATCAATGAGCCGACCTGTGTGTCACCACTTGCCGCGTTCGGGGTCCGGGCCCTGAGCAGGTAGCAAGTGGGGCCAAACGCTGCCGAAACGGCTGTGGGGAACCTGTCGCTTGCAGGTGACAGTGTTTGAGTGAGGGAGGTAAAAAGGTAAAGCGTGGTTAGAGGCAGAAGTGCTCCAGTGTCTAAAGCATCTTCTGCTTTCTTGGGTCTTGAACCTGTTTCAAATTGCATCCCACCTCGTGGGTTTACGGCATTGCACCTCCCTGTTCACGGAGAAGTATTTGTGTTCCTGAACGTGATGGCGGCACTTGAAAGCTATGGCTCTGTACCAATGTTATTTTTCATGGATAATATAATATACTTTATTGCTCCTGGATTGAAGAATCATAACTGTTTCAATTTTATTCTAGATTATAGCATTTGATGAACTGAAGACTGATTACAAGAATCCCATAGACCAATGTAACACGCTCAATCCTGTAAGTTGCATGATAAACAATTTCTGAAATACATTTACGCATAGTTCTTGTTTTTGGTAGTATCTTGATTTAATCAAAACAGGCAGTAGAATTGCATTTGGGTTGACCCAACCTAGCGATTTGATAGAGCTCCTAGGGAGAATTCTTTATCTGATTATTCTTTACTTTCAAGGTTGAATATTCTGACTATTATTAATCTGCTGGTGATCTTGTCAGCTGTCGTACTAACATTCTTTCAATctgctttttacatttttctgcaCAAAGACAGTTGAAAAGGTCAAAAAGATTAAAAGAGTCAAAATTGCATTAAAGGTGTGTACTGCTTTTTAGTTTAATGTTTTTAATGCCACTTCATTTTGTTAGGAACATTTGTACTACTATTAAGATGTTTTGTTTATTGTGCTTGTTCATCTGCTTGTTATTTGTCTGTTCAGGTTTATAGCAACTTCATGAATTTCCATATTTTGTGCAAAACAATTTTGCTTGCTTACCCAGTGAAGTGGGGAAAACTGTTACATGCCTATTTTTTACACCCTATTGATTAGCTGAAGTAACTTCAGATGGAAATAGATAGTATTTTTCAAGCAATATTTATTAAACTCTGAGATCATAGGAGACtagttgtttttaaatactgaCCACGTAAGTTCTGACCTTGCTTGAGGATTTTGATGGGTGTACCAGGATAGGCCTTATTTTCACTTCTTGTTTCCTGTCCCAGGATCAGGGATATATCTTGGTGTCCTGTTTTTGGATGCAACTCTGACAGTCCTTGATTTGTGAAAAGCATTTGAGCAAACTATTTGCTTGCATCTGTGACAGGCCATTAATAAAAGGGGGGCTCATTAAAAAGCATGCATCTTGCTAGAGCAGAATTGTCTGCTCATTCCCCGTTGTTCTGAGTTTGCCCGGGAGCGGCCAGACGGAGCCAGGGTGCGAGGTTCAGCGCAGCAGCGCAGCCCGACCTGCAGCTTCCCTGTGTTTTGAAGAGTTAAGTAAATCATGCAGATGGCAAATGAATTTGCagttgctggggaggggggaacgtGTACATTAAACACGCACCTCGTGAATCAACAGGGAGCATTTATAGCAGGAGAGCgcgtggggaggagaggagatgaCATGCAGAGGGTTGCCTCTTGGAGAGCAAGGTTCGATGCTCGAATAGATGTGCATCTAACAGTTTCCCTTGCTTGCTCTGTTTTACAACCATTTCTGCTACAGTACGGGGGAGGGCAAATTCTCATTACATTTATGCATTATGATCTTATCACAGCCTATAAAGTATTATAATGCGCATGTTTAAAGCAAATATTAACCTTCTGTTAACCCACATGCATGTAGTGTTTATTTATATGATAGCtttgtgaaatgaaaatatttaataacttGATATTTTCAGTTCTTGTGAAAGTAGATTAGATGTTAAGAGTAAAGTTAAGATCCACACTCTTAACAGAACCTGGACAAATGCACAGAAGTGGTGTTTTTCTGTGCAAAGAATCAAAATTCTGATAATGAGGAATTGATAGACACCTCAGTAGCAAGATTGGCCCAAAATAGTAACTGCTTAATATACTGTTGATATCTTCTTTTTCCTGCCTCTGTTACAGTAGTATCCTCAGCAAAGTTTCTTCCTGGCTTTTGTGAAAAATATCACGATATAGTATGAACTGATTTAGTTAATTTTCCTAGAAAAGTGGAAGGAGTAAGGAAGGAGGATAAAATGTTGTGATAGATCTGTAAGAAGCAGGTATTCTGGTGTGGGTATCGGGTATAAAAAACAAGATAAAGAAAAATGTGGTTTGAGATGCGTAGTTAATAACTTCCCAGATTTCAGACCTGGTAAACCTGTTTCAGTGGGCTGCCAAATGCACTGTGTTTTGGGTGgttagggcttttttttcccctttattataATTGTCAAGTTGTGAATGGTAAGTATACCAAGAAGGGTCTGCAAAAAAATACTTGAAACATTTCATTGATGACAGCTCGTTTTTGTTGATGCTGATGCAAGTTTGTGTGGTGTTGTTTAAAGACACAGAATGTAGTAGCAGAATAGACGGTGAGAATGTCTGTTCGCTGCTAGTTTTCAGATTTCTAGGAAGGTGTTTTTGGTGTTTAAAAGAAGCATCTGCTTAGacagaattaaagaaaattacAAAACACTGAATCTTGGATGTAGTCATCCTACGCAAACAGTGTCGTGTGttatgtatatatgtgcacacatatgtgcatatatatatatataggcattTAATTTAAATCCTTGATTTagaaatggagatttttttcttggGAGGTTTTAGTTAGTGATCCTGAGTTGAGGAGTCAAAAACTTAGATTTGCCTCTTTCGGAATTGTCTAACAACGCAGTAAAGGGGGCCATTTTTGGGtggctttattttagaaaattttaCTCTCGTGGTGGGTGCGAGGTTTTGCTGGCTCTTTGCATGCATTTAATCTACGTATCTCTCCATATTACTCCTTTTAATAACACTAATGCTACCTGGCATTTCACGCTTTCTGTGATTTCATAGTAACAGACAATTAGCTCTGTGCCCTTCTGCTGGAAAGCATGATACTATAAAGCATGCACATCAGGTACTTGAAAGGTCTTGCGTGAAGGAAAATGAAACCGGCCAATATGCCATAAACCGTACGTGCATAGCTGCTGTATTCCCTCCTGCGCTGCAGAAAGCATAGTGCTTGTATTTGTGCATCTCGATGTGCATAACAGTGTTACTGCTGATTTTGTTCAATAATGCTTTGCCTAGGATGTTGCATTTTGGTAATAGTTTGAATTTGAAACCTTACACGTGTATTAATGCCAGAACAAAGCTTTAAAATAGTGAAACACAAAACATCTGCTACAGGGAGCACGTTTCCTATTGATATTTCTATGTTGCATGAGCAGAAATATCTTGATGCTCTCTTCTGTTATGAGGGTCATGTATAAAATGTGGAAGCTGTTAACAGTGCACTTAGGTAACAGAAGCAATAAAGATTTCTGCAtctttcattttgtaaaattttctttttggttAATGAGTATCATGTGAAAACAGCAAAGCATATATTGCTAGCTGTTGTTTTCACTTTCCGCAGTCATCTTGTTCCTATTAGTGtttttagtaatatttttaaacaataactCCAAAATAAATTACACAACGCAGGGTTTGAATAAACAAAACTGGTgactcatatttttcttttccagcttgTACTTCCAGAGTACCTCATCCATGCATTCTTCTGTGTTATGTTTCTCTGTGCAGCAGAGTGGCTTACACTGGGTCTCAATATGCCTTTGTTGGCTTATCATATTTGGAGGTAATATTGATGAGTctggtatctctgttctcacgtTAATTGTAATTCATTTCCCTGTTGCAGTGCTTCCTGTTAAGTGGTCTGTTGCTTTGGCAAATGACATTTCTGATAAGACAAAGCTTATATCATGGCTATAAAATATGAGCCATTGCATTGCTTTCTCTGTCCTGCTCTGCAAGAATCGAGGTCTGTTGTATGTGCTGAAACATCAAAGGCCTGCTGAAACTGCAGTGTCGCAGTTGCTTTGAGCCAGCGGGGACTGCTGGTAACGGTGGCAGTTCTgctctcctcccacccccaagCCACAGGTGCCCCCGTTTCTTGTGCTGGTGTTAGTGCCAGCGCCGCTGTGCGGGGAGCTGCAGGAAGGCGTCAGTGTGGCTGAGCGGTGACC
This is a stretch of genomic DNA from Apteryx mantelli isolate bAptMan1 chromosome 4, bAptMan1.hap1, whole genome shotgun sequence. It encodes these proteins:
- the CNIH1 gene encoding protein cornichon homolog 1 isoform X1, whose translation is MAFTFAAFCYMLALLLTAALIFFAIWHIIAFDELKTDYKNPIDQCNTLNPLVLPEYLIHAFFCVMFLCAAEWLTLGLNMPLLAYHIWRYMSRPVMSGPGLYDPTTIMNADILAYCQKEGWCKLAFYLLSFFYYLYGMIYVLVSS
- the CNIH1 gene encoding protein cornichon homolog 1 isoform X2 — translated: MNEIIAFDELKTDYKNPIDQCNTLNPLVLPEYLIHAFFCVMFLCAAEWLTLGLNMPLLAYHIWRYMSRPVMSGPGLYDPTTIMNADILAYCQKEGWCKLAFYLLSFFYYLYGMIYVLVSS